Proteins encoded by one window of Passer domesticus isolate bPasDom1 chromosome 10, bPasDom1.hap1, whole genome shotgun sequence:
- the ATP5MC3 gene encoding ATP synthase F(0) complex subunit C3, mitochondrial, protein MFACAKLATSPSLIRAGSRILYRPISASVLSRPEVKNGEGKSTVNGAQNTVSQLALREFQTSAISRDIDTAAKFIGAGAATVGVAGSGAGIGTVFGSLIIGYARNPSLKQQLFSYAILGFALSEAMGLFCLMVAFLILFAM, encoded by the exons ATGTTCGCCTGCGCCAAGCTCGCCACCTCGCCCTCCCTG ATCCGTGCCGGATCAAGAATCTTGTACAGACCAATTTCGGCATCTGTGTTGTCTAGGCCAGAGGTCAAGAATGGAGAG gGCAAGTCAACAGTTAACGGGGCCCAAAATACTGTCTCCCAGCTAGCACTTAGGGAATTCCAGACTAGTGCTATCAGCAGGGACATTGACACTGCTGCCAAATTCATTGGTGCTGGTGCAGCCACAGTAGGTGTGGCTGGTTCTGGTGCTGGAATTGGAACAGTCTTCGGTAGTCTAATCATTGGTTATGCCAG AAATCcttctctgaagcagcagctgttcTCATATGCTATCCTGGGATTCGCCCTGTCTGAAGCTATGGGTCTCTTCTGTCTGATGGTTGCTTTCCTGATCCTGTTTGCCATGTGA